The following is a genomic window from candidate division KSB1 bacterium.
GCAGGCGATAACGTTCCTCGCTTTCGCGCAGTGCTTCTTCGGCCCATTTGCGCTCGGTAATGTCATGAAACGACGCGACCACCGCGTAAGGCTTTTGCTCGTTGGGGCGTATCAAGGGCTGGGAGTTGATCGAAATCCACGTCAGCTCGCCGGTCGGTTTATACACACCCATGATGACATTCTCGTACGGCTGGCCGGTGCGCAGCGAAAGCATCGCCGGATGGGTTTCGCCGGCGAAAGGCGTGTTGTCTTCGTTAATCGCCCGCCAGCGCGGATCGCTCCAGGTTCGTCCGCGCATTTCCTCCGCCGACAGCCCAAGAATGCGTTCGGCGCTGGCGTTGTTGGCAATGATGTTTCCCGCCGCATCGAATAAAATCACGCCCTCGGCCAACGCATTGATCACCGAACGGTAACGCGCCTCGCTTTCGCGCAAGGCCTCTTCGGCGCGTTTGCGCAAGCTGATGTCGCGCAAAATGCCTTCGTGATAAACCACCCGCCCGCTCTCGTCGTAAACCAATTGGCCGTGATCTTCCACCCAGACCTCGTGGCCGTCTTTGTGGCGCAGGCGAAACACATCGATTTCGTCGCCGCCGGCTTTTTGCAACGCATCGACGACGGCTTCTCTTTCCTGCACGTCAAAATAAAGATCCTTCTTGATATCAATCGCCAGCAATTCGTCTTTGCTGTCATAACCGAGCATTTTAATCATCGCCGGATTGACTTCGATAAACTTGCCCTCCGGCGTGCTGCGATAAACGCCGTCGGTCAGGCGCTCGACGAGCGTGCGAAAGCGTTCTTCGGATTTGCGCAGCGCTTTTTCGCTTTCTTGCAGCGCTTGCTCGGTTTCTTTGCGCGCGTTGATGTTGCGCGCCACGCCTTCGATGGCGGTTACCTCGCCCGCTTCGTCGCGGATCGGCATGATACGCTGCTCGGTCCAAATGATCGTTCCGTCTTTGTGCATCCAACGCAGCGTCAAGTCGATGATGTCGGTTGGCGGCGAGTTTTTGAGTGATTCGAGGCGGGGGCGATCATCAGGGTGGGCGAGCGTCAGCCACAAGTTGGGGTCAGCGTAATACTCGTCCGGCGCATATCCGGTCATCATCGTGCTGGCTGGGCTCACATATTCGAACCCCGGCGCCGGCGCCAACCGGTAGCGATAAATCAGGTCCGGCGCGTTCTCTACGATGCGGCGAAAACGT
Proteins encoded in this region:
- a CDS encoding PAS domain S-box protein, with the protein product MKRVLKPQRRHQRRRAESRRREKARRESEERFRRIVENAPDLIYRYRLAPAPGFEYVSPASTMMTGYAPDEYYADPNLWLTLAHPDDRPRLESLKNSPPTDIIDLTLRWMHKDGTIIWTEQRIMPIRDEAGEVTAIEGVARNINARKETEQALQESEKALRKSEERFRTLVERLTDGVYRSTPEGKFIEVNPAMIKMLGYDSKDELLAIDIKKDLYFDVQEREAVVDALQKAGGDEIDVFRLRHKDGHEVWVEDHGQLVYDESGRVVYHEGILRDISLRKRAEEALRESEARYRSVINALAEGVILFDAAGNIIANNASAERILGLSAEEMRGRTWSDPRWRAINEDNTPFAGETHPAMLSLRTGQPYENVIMGVYKPTGELTWISINSQPLIRPNEQKPYAVVASFHDITERKWAEEALRESEERYRLLAENSLDLIELLDLDGNVLYASPSHYYVIGYTPNELAHQNLFRVVHPEDVPRALAAINDLLASSTRKTIELRLLKKNGDWIEMEALLSGIPGPGNAVHRILLSARDITARKQAEERIKASLQEKEVLLKEIHHRVKNNLQIISSLLNLQSAYIQDKDAGEMFKESRNRVRSMSLIHEKLYQSKDLARIDFAEYVRHLTRHLFRSYGVNSRAVGLKINVDKVLLDIDTAIPCGLIVNELVTNSLKYAFPPGVEGEICISLHPENDGRLVLVVSDNGAGLPPDFDLHQTDSLGLQLVSTLTDQLEGTIVLDRSGGTAYQITLQPHNGFVISGASDGVENSDLSF